GATTTTATCCATGTTGGCTACTGAATGATGAGAGTTTTCTTTTGTACAGGCAGCTAATCTCGAAGCTGGTGCATCAGGGAAGCATGAATTTCCAAGCTTAGGACGTGGAAAATATAGTGGTACATACTCTTAACGCTTAATCCCTCTTCCATCTCTGCTCCAGTTTTGCTTTGATTATGAGAGTATATGAagtttctctttcgttttctcaATGTCCTTATATGTTCTTGTGGTTGTAAGGCATTGAATGCTTTCAGTTTTACATGCTATTTTGCTTAATTGGATAGGCTTCCTCTGTAAGTTTGCTTGACATTATTTGGTTTCTAGAATGCAGCACAACTGCTTCATCTGATGGTAAACAAGAATTCGAGGATGTGTCTGAGGAAGATGAGCCTTCCTTCCATGACACAAAGGAGTACTTTAATGAACCTAATGTTGGTTCTGTTACAAATCTATCTACTTCTGGATACCCGAAtatcaagagaagaacaaaacttCCTGATCCAgctgaaaaagagaaaggtgTCAGTCTTTGGTCTATGATCAAAGACAATGTTGGAAAGGATCTCACCCGAGTTTGTCTCCCTGTTTACTTCAATGAACCAATCTCATCCCTCCAAAAATGCTTTGAAGACTTGGAGTACTCTTATCTTCTAGACCGAGCATATGAATATGGAAAATCTGTAAGTGACAGCAAAGTCTCTTACGACTTGATACTTATATAGTTGTTATATAACGTTCTCTTAATATTAAATTGACCTAAGCATGTTGGATTATTAGGGAAATGGTCTCCTAAGAGCCTTATATGTTGCTGCTTTTGCGGTCTCTGGATATGCTTCCACTGAAGGCCGCCACTGTAAGCCATTTAATCCTCTGCTTGGAGAAACATATGAAGCAGACTTCCCGGAAAAGGGAATCCGTTTCTTCTCTGAGAAGGTATGTCACATAAATTTTAACTCAAAGCTAGAATGTGATGAACAGAAATGTTAGAATCTTTCCCAAGACTATAGAATATCCTTCTTTTGGTTATAATAGGTCAGTCACCATCCAACTGTTATCGCCTGCCACTGTGAAGGTAAAGGGTGGAAGTTTTGGGGTGACACTAACCTCAGGTCAAAGTTTTGGGGGAGATCGATTCAAGTCGAACCTGTCGGAGTTTTGACTCTGGAGTTTGATGATGGAGAAGTATTTCAATGGAGCAAGGTATATATAAACTACTACTTTCAAGTTGCTTTTGTAGATTTTGCTGTTGGCCCTGAAGTAACTTTGGACTTATCTTTGTTCTTAGGTAACATCAACTATATACAATATCATACTAGGTAAACTCTACTGTGATCATCATGGGGTGATGCAAATCCGTGGGAACCGCCAATATTCTTGTACGCTCAAGTTTAAGGAACAATCCATTCTTGAGAGAAATCCCCACCAGGTGAGTCAAAAGGATATGCTCTGTATATGTAACAAATGAATATTAGAATTTCTAATGCATGTGGCAGCCGAAATCTTAAAATATACACATACGTAGGTAAATGGTTTTGTAGAAGACGTAGCTGGGAAAAAAGCAGCAACAATATTTGGTAAATGGGATGATAGCCTTTACTATGTTTCCGGTGATGGAATCAGCAAGACGAAAGTCAGTGATCCCGCATCAAATGCCTCGTTACTGTGGAAAAGGACTAAGCCACCGCCTAACGTCACTAGATACAACTTAACCTCATTCGCCATTACTCTGAACGAGCTAACACCGGGTTTGCAGGTATGTTTAGATGGACTGATCTTGGTTTTATTATGTATATGGAATCCTGTTTCTTCTAGACATGCTATGCCTAATTGTTTTCTGTAGCCTTGTCTGATCTTGTGTTTCATTGGATCATAAATTTAGGAGATTCTTCCTCCTACAGACTCTAGGCTCAGGCCAGATCAACGGCATCTTGAGAATGGTGAATATGAGAAGGCGAACTTAGAGAAACAACGGTTAGAAAGAAGGCAAAGAATGGTATGTCACCTTAGCATTTTACTAGTCCCATGAACGGTTTGAAATTCTTGAATGGATTCGCTCTTATAGAACATGATGGCTAAAATGTAGACTGAGCTTCTGTCTGGAGTTTTGCATGATATGATCTGTCGCATGTTTGTTCATAGATTCTAGTGGTTTTTATTATAACTGCTTGGTTTTTCTGCAGTCGCGGCAACTTCAGGAAAGCGGGTGGAGGCCGAGATGGTtcgaaagagaaggagaaagcgAAACCTTCAAGTACACGGGCGGTTATTGGGAAGCACGAGGACATGGAAATTGGGATGATTGCCCCGACATCTTTGGGGAGATCACAGAAGAGCTAGCGGATTCCGCTTAGAAAGCTTCTTGATTTAATTCCAGGTAATGTAACTCATCCTACCAGCTCTTGTATCAGCAAAACACCCGAACCACCAAAGCCTAGTgtgatttcaaaacaaaaacaacgttcttaagatttttttttggtttctttcatcGAATCTGCTTAAGAGAAGATCTTCAACCGGACCGCAATGGATTTGTTTACACAGCAGAATACGTCTATCGACCATGGATCATAAGTTCAGGTCTCACTTCTCTGCATGAAACAGGGCgtagaacaagaacaagatcagAATTCAGAAAGCCTTTGGTTATACTTTTTGTAACCCTTATCTCTCCTAAAGGGTCCTCCTCCTTTTGAGTCTTAAGAGTGTCACTGTAAAGtccttctctctatctctcttcctcttttcaTTCTCTATCTTCCCTCGTTAAATAGTTGAGATTAAGTGTAGGTTTGGTCATCATACATTTGTAATCGATTtgtatttaactaaaaaaaaatatgagtaataaatataaatccaGGCAAAGACTACTTCCTAGTTCCTACTGTAACCATAAACTGATTTAAACCGAAAAATCAAATTGGCTGACCAAAACAAACCGGTCAAAGTCAACGTGGAAGAAATAGCAAAACTGGATTTCGCAACTTGTCGTCTCCTCTATTATTAGTAAGATCAGACTGAGAAATTTGAATCGAAGAAGCAAATcgcaataaccaaaaaatgtcAGGAGTTTACGATAACCAAGCTGATATCTACTTGGACGCACGCCCTACTTATCCCTCCGATTGGTACTCCAAGCTCGCCGCTCTCTCTCACCGTCACAATCTCGCCTGGGACGCCGGAACCGGAAACGGCCAAGCCGCCATTGGCGTATGTATTCTCTCctccctctctttcttctcttttttttttttttttacattttccgATCTAATTTTTTCACTGATTTTGTACTTTAGATCGCGGAACACTACGAAAGAGTCGTAGCGACGGACGTGAGCGAAACGATGTTAAATCTCGGGAAGCCGCATCCGAAAGTAACTTACCATCATACGCCGTCGACGATGACGGAGGACGAGATGGTGGATCTTATCGGAGGAGGAGAGAGCTCTGTTGATCTGATAACTGTAGCTACCGCCGTACACTGGTTCGATCTCCCGAGATTCTACGCCGTCGCGAATCGTCTCCTCCGTAAACCAGGAGGAATCATCGCCGTGTGGAGCTACAACAATGACATGGTGGTGAGTCCCGAGTTCGACTCGTTGATGGCTCGGTTCAACGCTGAAACGTTGCCGTATTTTAAATTCCCAGAGTGTCAGTATTTTTTGGACGGGTACAAAACGCTGACGTTTCCGTTTGAGAGCGTGGGTTTGGGCTCTGAGGGAAAGCCCATTGAGCTCGAGATGAAGAAAACGATGTCGTTCGAAGGACTCTTGCGGATTCTGAGATCGTGGTCTGCCGTTGGTGCTGCCAAGGAGAAAGGAGTAGATTTGTTGTCGGATAACGTAGTGAAAGAGCTCGAGACGGCTTGGGGCGGATCTGAGCTGGTTCGAACCATTGTTTACAAGACGTTCATGCTCGCAGGAACCGTTCGTTAGAAACTCTAGCTTCTTTTAAAATTGGGATGGCTAATGATAAAATTTAAACCTTATGAagttaccaaaaataaataaaaatagaaagatttaaGTTTACTTTACCTTTTTCATTTGAACCAACAGTTGAAGAACATCAAAACGAACATGTGAAAACGTTACGAATGTTTTCACTTTATTTCAACAACATACATTAGGTCGCGTATAATTATTTAAGAAACATACTTCGCATGCACCATTTTAGTTATTAGTATTCGATATTACAGAGCTTGTTTGCTTTTATAGTCTTATATATGAGAGGACTAAGTGCATCTGAAACCAGCTGGAGGAGGTAAATTGCAGAGTCTTAGAACCTCGTTAACTCTCAGGTTGATCCTCAAGAAATTGAGGGCTGTGATTCTAATGGAATTGCAGATGCAGACAGATGCCGCAGAGACGTCAAGCCCAGCCACTAGAGTGCAGCATGGCCTCGCTGTTCGATTGTTGAGGATTAGGCTGAGGCGAATCACGTTGATACAAGCTAGTAACTGGATCGAGTCTCTGGGACACACCGGAGCTTGAGGTGGTGGAGCTTGGGACATTGTGAAGCCAAGGAAGACGAggttgatgatgaggaagagagCTATAGTGTTTTTCATCATGTTCTTTGAAGCCATGATTTAACTATGTTAATTAAGCtttctttgtggtttttgaGAGAAGTGTAGAGTGATTAGTTTGGGAGGTGAGGGTTTGTATTAGTCTTTTTACAAGGTTCGATTGGATGTGATATAAGAATTCTTTAACGTCTAGTTATAAAAAAGTCAACTGAAATAGTGTTTAAGGGTTTATCACTAACCAAGTCTCTTCAAGGAAAAATGTAACTTCTggtcttacaagttacaagtagCACGATTTGCATCTTCTCAAGCTCATCTAGAGAAGAGGTTTGGCGCGCAAGGAACATATCGGCCATATAGCCttacaataaatatttattatttaaggtaatataaaaaatgtgcTCAGTCTACAAATGAAAGGTTCGGCaatgaaatttatgtaaaactTCGGTTCAGTCTTCAGTGTAAAGTCAAACTCCATAATTCATAACTTACTTTAATCGGTCATATATGTGCAATATCATGTACAGATCCATattgtcaacttttttttttgggtgattttCAGTCATATCCAAAGTTCTAGGGGTATAAAGGATAATCTTGACAGCCAAGCaattaagaatttatatttAGATTTCCTTTCATATCTTTAAGTTTgtattttgaataaataaagacTTTTAGGTCACATAatcaaaaaatacaaatcatttatcatATTTGATATTCTCTTGTCATGGTATCAAAATTATCAGGTTGATATTTGATATTCTTTTAATCACTTGTCTGGACTGCAACCATTTACTGTAGTTGATAATTTAGTAGACTTCTGCTAATATATATGGATGAACATTTAAGtatcattttgtttaattatgaaCATTTAAGtatcattttgtttaattatggttggtaataaattttttttttggttcggtgTAATTGTTAATTACCTCATAGAACCATTATAGATCCGTTCCAC
The sequence above is a segment of the Camelina sativa cultivar DH55 chromosome 10, Cs, whole genome shotgun sequence genome. Coding sequences within it:
- the LOC104718065 gene encoding oxysterol-binding protein-related protein 2A-like isoform X1 — encoded protein: MRVKELHPLCCITLESPQGINNNNNNKSPEETVKTTTALTRSRSLPAKSLLTGVGSRVMTSIGSEQQQQAETVAGILYKWTNFGKGWRSRWFLLRNGILSYSKIRRPENLNLLSPSSDDVRLIGDISADRLSRMDSCSGRRKQHKTVGIVHLKQVSSFRESKSDDRKFYIFTATKTLHLRTDSISDKAAWLQALASTKCIFPLRSLNGDFSFISPKDLSISTERLKKRLHEEGMNENLVKECEQIMLSEFSEMHGQVQLLHEERTNLIDALRQLEAANLEAGASGKHEFPSLGRGKYSECSTTASSDGKQEFEDVSEEDEPSFHDTKEYFNEPNVGSVTNLSTSGYPNIKRRTKLPDPAEKEKGVSLWSMIKDNVGKDLTRVCLPVYFNEPISSLQKCFEDLEYSYLLDRAYEYGKSGNGLLRALYVAAFAVSGYASTEGRHCKPFNPLLGETYEADFPEKGIRFFSEKVSHHPTVIACHCEGKGWKFWGDTNLRSKFWGRSIQVEPVGVLTLEFDDGEVFQWSKVTSTIYNIILGKLYCDHHGVMQIRGNRQYSCTLKFKEQSILERNPHQVNGFVEDVAGKKAATIFGKWDDSLYYVSGDGISKTKVSDPASNASLLWKRTKPPPNVTRYNLTSFAITLNELTPGLQEILPPTDSRLRPDQRHLENGEYEKANLEKQRLERRQRMSRQLQESGWRPRWFEREGESETFKYTGGYWEARGHGNWDDCPDIFGEITEELADSA
- the LOC104718065 gene encoding oxysterol-binding protein-related protein 2A-like isoform X2, which produces MRVKELHPLCCITLESPQGINNNNNNKSPEETVKTTTALTRSRSLPAKSLLTGVGSRVMTSIGSEQQQQAETVAGILYKWTNFGKGWRSRWFLLRNGILSYSKIRRPENLNLLSPSSDDVRLIGDISADRLSRMDSCSGRRKQHKTVGIVHLKVSSFRESKSDDRKFYIFTATKTLHLRTDSISDKAAWLQALASTKCIFPLRSLNGDFSFISPKDLSISTERLKKRLHEEGMNENLVKECEQIMLSEFSEMHGQVQLLHEERTNLIDALRQLEAANLEAGASGKHEFPSLGRGKYSECSTTASSDGKQEFEDVSEEDEPSFHDTKEYFNEPNVGSVTNLSTSGYPNIKRRTKLPDPAEKEKGVSLWSMIKDNVGKDLTRVCLPVYFNEPISSLQKCFEDLEYSYLLDRAYEYGKSGNGLLRALYVAAFAVSGYASTEGRHCKPFNPLLGETYEADFPEKGIRFFSEKVSHHPTVIACHCEGKGWKFWGDTNLRSKFWGRSIQVEPVGVLTLEFDDGEVFQWSKVTSTIYNIILGKLYCDHHGVMQIRGNRQYSCTLKFKEQSILERNPHQVNGFVEDVAGKKAATIFGKWDDSLYYVSGDGISKTKVSDPASNASLLWKRTKPPPNVTRYNLTSFAITLNELTPGLQEILPPTDSRLRPDQRHLENGEYEKANLEKQRLERRQRMSRQLQESGWRPRWFEREGESETFKYTGGYWEARGHGNWDDCPDIFGEITEELADSA
- the LOC104718065 gene encoding oxysterol-binding protein-related protein 2A-like isoform X3, which encodes MNENLVKECEQIMLSEFSEMHGQVQLLHEERTNLIDALRQLEAANLEAGASGKHEFPSLGRGKYSECSTTASSDGKQEFEDVSEEDEPSFHDTKEYFNEPNVGSVTNLSTSGYPNIKRRTKLPDPAEKEKGVSLWSMIKDNVGKDLTRVCLPVYFNEPISSLQKCFEDLEYSYLLDRAYEYGKSGNGLLRALYVAAFAVSGYASTEGRHCKPFNPLLGETYEADFPEKGIRFFSEKVSHHPTVIACHCEGKGWKFWGDTNLRSKFWGRSIQVEPVGVLTLEFDDGEVFQWSKVTSTIYNIILGKLYCDHHGVMQIRGNRQYSCTLKFKEQSILERNPHQVNGFVEDVAGKKAATIFGKWDDSLYYVSGDGISKTKVSDPASNASLLWKRTKPPPNVTRYNLTSFAITLNELTPGLQEILPPTDSRLRPDQRHLENGEYEKANLEKQRLERRQRMSRQLQESGWRPRWFEREGESETFKYTGGYWEARGHGNWDDCPDIFGEITEELADSA
- the LOC104718064 gene encoding putative methyltransferase DDB_G0268948 is translated as MSGVYDNQADIYLDARPTYPSDWYSKLAALSHRHNLAWDAGTGNGQAAIGIAEHYERVVATDVSETMLNLGKPHPKVTYHHTPSTMTEDEMVDLIGGGESSVDLITVATAVHWFDLPRFYAVANRLLRKPGGIIAVWSYNNDMVVSPEFDSLMARFNAETLPYFKFPECQYFLDGYKTLTFPFESVGLGSEGKPIELEMKKTMSFEGLLRILRSWSAVGAAKEKGVDLLSDNVVKELETAWGGSELVRTIVYKTFMLAGTVR
- the LOC104718067 gene encoding putative lipid-binding protein AIR1 — encoded protein: MASKNMMKNTIALFLIINLVFLGFTMSQAPPPQAPVCPRDSIQLLACINVIRLSLILNNRTARPCCTLVAGLDVSAASVCICNSIRITALNFLRINLRVNEVLRLCNLPPPAGFRCT